Within the Peromyscus maniculatus bairdii isolate BWxNUB_F1_BW_parent chromosome 2, HU_Pman_BW_mat_3.1, whole genome shotgun sequence genome, the region CATCTGGCCTGGCTCTTTGTCAGTCAGCCTCTCTGTCGCTTGGCTTCCTGGAGTACCTGTCCCCAGGGTTTGGGTTTTCACAGGGCGTGGGCAGCTGTGTCGCTGTCCTTCCAGAACGAGGACGCCTAGACTTGGGGTCCCCAGGGGTCTGATCCTCTAGGAGTTTCAACTGCTGCAGGCAGGTTTCATTTATGGCCTGTCCTCTGTGGTCTGGTCCTCTTGTGACCCTGTCCCCTCCAGCCTGGCTCTCTAATGCTGCGGGCAGCTGTGGTCCAGCCTTCCTATGGCATAGTTCCCTGCCCTTAGCCCAAGTCTTGTCTTTGCCTGTACCGGTTAGCCTGTCTGGGGATTTCTGCGGCTGGGATTTGTCCTCGTGGCAGGCGTCATCTGCATGGTGTGGCTCTCCTATGGTCCTGTCTCTACAGCACTGGTCCTGAAGGAGGCAGCTGGACTGCAACCAGGCCTTCTCACAGGCCTGACCCTGGGTGTCCGGGCACGTGTTAGGCTTGTCTCTGGTCTGGCTTGCTTCTGGGGATCTCAGTGTTTGCTTGAGAATTAGGTACTGttaggagagaagaaaagcaagctTGCTCAGGCATGGCACAAGGCCTCTCCCCACCCTGAGGGTTCTCAGGCAGTGCCTACCTCCTTTCGACTGTGGATGGCCTGCTGTAACCATAGGAGCTCCATGGCCAGATGGTTGCGCTGGTCCTGGAGCTCCTGTTGGCTCTGGGACAGCCCGAGATCTGTGATGCCAttgaagaaaggaggagaaggaggagaaggtctTGAGAGGCAGACACTGGGAATTAGTCCAGCCCAGATCCTGGCAGCCCCCCATGCTCAtcaggcagggggaggaggggtgaggaaggCTGCAACTTCTCTTGCACATCCTTCCAGGTCGGGTGGGAGGTTGAGGCCCAGAGATCAGGCTTGCCCTGATCTAGGCAGAGAGGTACCTGCATTGTCCACCTGGGACATGGAGCTATCTCTGGTCTTCCCCTGGCTGGCTTTCCTGCCCTGCTCAGCCTGAAGCCAGAGGCTGTCATCTTGGCAAAGACTTCCTGGTTCTGCTGGGCTCCCTCCTGTCTTCTTTAACACCATCTCCTCCAAGATGACATCTTTTTCAGAGTCTTTACATGGAAAATGGCTCCATAGTTTCTGCTCTGGATTTGgtattttctctgatttccaGGAGCAATGAGATTTTGCCTTGTGAAAAATCAGAGGTATGAGAATCAAAGGGCTAAGCCCCCACAGATGTCTGGAAACCAGAGTCCAGTGGGCAGAGGTACAGCTAAGGATTGGGGTGTGAAAGTTAACCTGACCTTGGGGgcgccaggcacacacatgcgaTAGAgacagcaggcaaaacacccatacccataaaataaatctCACCATTCCCCAGAACCCTGTACCAggttctccttccctcttccccctgGGGTGTGTACTACCTCTGGGAGAAATATGGGCTTGGGAATCCAGCCCCCAGTCCACTGAAGTGAGCTCAGGTCACCCTCGATCTCCTGTACAATTGCTTCATACTCAGCTCGAAGGCTTTGGAATTGACGTCTGACCAAGAAGCCCCGGATACAGGCCTAATGTGGAGAACAAGCGAGGAAAATACCTCTTAACACGTTTAGAAAAGGGGTATCttgagccaggaatggtggcgcacgcctttaatcctagcacttgggaagcagaggcaggtggatctctgagttcaagaccagcctgctctacagagcgaattccagagcagccaggactacacagagaaaccctgtctcaaaaagcaacaacaacacacacagagaaaagaaaaatgtaagaaaaggGGCATCCTGGCAAGCACACTCGATTTGGTGGTTGTTGGCGGCtggagaatcaaacccagggccttgaacataCAAGTTAAGCGCtcgagctacatctctagcccagAAGAGAGAGATCTTGGATGTTTCTGGAGAGATCATCGGGGGCTGCCACAGAAAACACGGTCGTGGAGAAGGGACGGGCAACCGTGTTTGGAGCTCTGGGAGGTGAGCAGGGCTGGGCTGGACCCTCCCGCTCGCTCTTCCCCCAACCCGCCCCAGCCCTGCATTCTTCAGTACAGTGCGGGTAAGGGACGTGATGTGACCGCTGCATTTGCCGAAGGTCCCGGTCCCTGACCCGAGGTGTACTAGCAGCTCCATCACGACCTGCAATGTCGACACCTTGTGAAGAAATAGGCCGGGCTCCATCACGTCGCCAACCGCCCTGTGCTGTGCTTCGTCCGCATGCGTGCGCTTGCGCGGTGCGTCTTTGGGCAGCGCCGCTCTTGAGCATGCGCAAACGCAGGGCCCCGCCCGCCGTTTCCAGGGTCCAGCGCCTGGCTTAGGCTTCCCACCCACCTACGCAAGTGGATCCGGCCTAATGTGCGGCGCAGTGAGAGCAAAGAGGACGCAGAAAAGGAGTCGCACTTCCGTTTGTTTAATTCCATCCAGTGCCCCCCACCTCATAGCACCTGGGGGGCTGCGGAATACCCTCCCGAGTCCGCACAAAGTCACAGtttgaagggaaggagagaagcagtcTAGTAGACCTGGTTCCGACACCTATGATGCTGGCTGCTCCTCAGGCTCAGCATTCTCTGCCAAGTGCAGCTTCTGACTGTGCCAGTCAAGGACTGTGACGCTTTGGAGCCCAGTGTTTCCACCTGCCTTCCCATCCtgcacaggctgtgtgtgtgtgtccagtgccaccacaccaggccacaATCTAAGTAAGGATCATTATGAAAAGCTGAAAGGGTCGGAGAACATCTCAAGCCCTGTGTCAGCTTCAAAGATTTTAATCATGCCAGGGCTTGCCTCCGttttctgaatgctaggattaaagttttgtgccaccacacatgaTATTTTTCTCTTAGCATTTGGGAAATTCTACATTCCTCTTCTCAAGTGGGGATCGTCTGTGACTAACTCTTGAGTCAGGActgcaggagatgggaatgtTTGTTACGTTATGAATACGcagaaagggaggcagggagggagaaactGATTCCCAtccctcatttctctctcccctGAAAGCCACGTGAGCCCTATAAAGCCCCTTGGGAAGGATACATGGAATTGCTAAGATCTTCTAGCTgtcaatagaaagaaaaggagagttgTGTCAGGAGGGAAGCCAGAACAAACGTGGATGTTAGGGGGAAGCCTTACTAGTTCAGCTTGAGGAGCTCAGAGCTCTTGGGTTTATGTACCCCCAACTGTTCACTGGGAGACTTGGGAGCCTGTGCCCTCTCCACCCTTGGTGTCCCGAGGATCCAAAACAGCCAGCTTTCTGACCCACATTGCTAAGCAGCTGGTCCAGGTTGCGGTCAGCCATTGTCTTCTTCTGCTCCTCAGGCAAGCCCTCCGTGACCCCATCGTCTTCTtcttcctcgtcctcctcctccccacacacatcCAGGCTGAAGTGCAGTCTGGCCAACTTCTCCTGCATCTCCCGCACATGCTCCAACTGCTCGAAGGAGCATTCCTTCCCTGGACAACTCCTGAGTTTAGGAGCCAGCCCGGGGGGACCCTAGCCCCAGCGTGCCCCCAGACCAGgacctccagccccacccacagATCCACCCTGTCCTGAACTTACCAAAGGCCTGCAGGCGGCCTGAATGAAAGTCATTGAGCAGGTTCAGCAGCCCCCCCTCCATCTCATAGGCGTCTGTCACCTCGGTCAGGAAGGAGTGCTGCAGGGGTGTGCCTGCAGGGCCGCTCCCACCTCCGGCCAGCACCGGTCGGCATTTCTCCTTGCCTACTCTGGGGGAAGTGGACATGCCCATGGTCACGGGTGTCGGGACCTCTtgtgccctctctctctctgctctactTCCTGTGCCCTGCCCACTCCCCAGCACAAATGGGTGTTTGTTCTCAGGTCTCGCCCTGAGCAGTGGGATGGGTAGAGGGAACAGAGCtaatgaagggaagaaaagaggaggacaGAAAGAACTCTGTTTCCATGGATGCTGCAGCCAGAGCTGTGCTGCAAGGAGATTGACCCAGCCTCCTGTCTGAGAGCCCATGGAGCCCCTGGGATTCTGGATGGGTCACTTGGTCTTGGCCTTTACCGAGTTTCCTTCTTCACTGCCAACAAAGCACCTCCCACCAAAAATCTTCCTGCGCTTGTTGCGAAAACTGTTCTGAATTTTCCAGCTCCTGGCAggtgtggctctggcaggagcaGGGAATACATTCCGTCTCCCCAGAG harbors:
- the Ccdc28b gene encoding coiled-coil domain-containing protein 28B isoform X1 — protein: MQITSSQLSSHELRLHQGERKQGRERLQRSTIPHSRPQTSGLRSNKRTMDDKKKKRSPKPCLAQPAQAPGTLRRVPVPTSHSGSLALGLPHLPSPKQRTKFKRVGKEKCRPVLAGGGSGPAGTPLQHSFLTEVTDAYEMEGGLLNLLNDFHSGRLQAFGKECSFEQLEHVREMQEKLARLHFSLDVCGEEEDEEEEDDGVTEGLPEEQKKTMADRNLDQLLSNVGQKAGCFGSSGHQGWRGHRLPSLPVNSWGYINPRALSSSS
- the Ccdc28b gene encoding coiled-coil domain-containing protein 28B isoform X2, which encodes MQITSSQLSSHELRLHQGERKQGRERLQRSTIPHSRPQTSGLRSNKRTMDDKKKKRSPKPCLAQPAQAPGTLRRVPVPTSHSGSLALGLPHLPSPKQRTKFKRVGKEKCRPVLAGGGSGPAGTPLQHSFLTEVTDAYEMEGGLLNLLNDFHSGRLQAFGKECSFEQLEHVREMQEKLARLHFSLDVCGEEEDEEEEDDGVTEGLPEEQKKTMADRNLDQLLSNLEDLSNSIQKLHLAENAEPEEQPAS
- the Iqcc gene encoding IQ domain-containing protein C isoform X1; this translates as MLKSGAAQRRTAQAHACGRSTAQGGWRRDGARPISSQGVDIAGRDGAASTPRACIRGFLVRRQFQSLRAEYEAIVQEIEGDLSSLQWTGGWIPKPIFLPEAKSHCSWKSEKIPNPEQKLWSHFPCKDSEKDVILEEMVLKKTGGSPAEPGSLCQDDSLWLQAEQGRKASQGKTRDSSMSQVDNADLGLSQSQQELQDQRNHLAMELLWLQQAIHSRKEYLILKQTLRSPEASQTRDKPNTCPDTQGQACEKAWLQSSCLLQDQCCRDRTIGEPHHADDACHEDKSQPQKSPDRLTGTGKDKTWAKGRELCHRKAGPQLPAALESQAGGDRVTRGPDHRGQAINETCLQQLKLLEDQTPGDPKSRRPRSGRTATQLPTPCENPNPGDRYSRKPSDREAD
- the Iqcc gene encoding IQ domain-containing protein C isoform X2 codes for the protein MEPGLFLHKVSTLQACIRGFLVRRQFQSLRAEYEAIVQEIEGDLSSLQWTGGWIPKPIFLPEAKSHCSWKSEKIPNPEQKLWSHFPCKDSEKDVILEEMVLKKTGGSPAEPGSLCQDDSLWLQAEQGRKASQGKTRDSSMSQVDNADLGLSQSQQELQDQRNHLAMELLWLQQAIHSRKEYLILKQTLRSPEASQTRDKPNTCPDTQGQACEKAWLQSSCLLQDQCCRDRTIGEPHHADDACHEDKSQPQKSPDRLTGTGKDKTWAKGRELCHRKAGPQLPAALESQAGGDRVTRGPDHRGQAINETCLQQLKLLEDQTPGDPKSRRPRSGRTATQLPTPCENPNPGDRYSRKPSDREAD